One bacterium genomic window, ATCAAACTCCAGACGGACCCGCCGTCTGTGCTCTTGTAGAGCTCGGCGTACCCTCAGCCCGACCCCTCTAAGCCGCAGACGTTGTTCGGACCGGTATTATGCACGGCGAACGCGCAGATATTGCCGCACGAAAGCGGCGTGGGCATGGATGTCCAACTCGCGCCGTTATCCGTCGTTTTGAATATGCCTATGCCCGGCGCTTCAGTATATACCGTCGAACGCATTGACGGCGCGATCCCGAAGCTGTTTATTGTCGCCATGTTCATACCCGCGACCGACAACAGCCAGTTCGAACCGCCGTTCGTTGATTTGAAAAATCCGTTCGCACTTGCCAAGTAAACCATGTTCGCGTCCGCGTCATGAACAGCCAGGCAGCGATATGACTTCCCCCTTAGGCCGGCTCCCGCGTACGACCAGCTGAGACCATTATCCGTGCTCTTATAAACCGCAGTATCGGCGCCGGCATAAACGACTGCCGGGTTCGCATTCGTGGTCGCCAGACGCTGGACATACCCGTAGGGAGCGTAGACAGACACCCATGACCCGCCGCCGATAGTCGAGCGATAAATGCCGTTATACGCCCCGGCATAGACGATGCTGGGATCGGTCGGATGCACGGCGACAGAATACACATAATAGCAGCTGGATGGAAGGCCTGAGGAAACATCGGCGAAGCTGGCACCGCCATCCGTCGACTTATAGACGCTCGGGTAATATGTCGAATTATAATAATACCCGCCGGCATACACTGCGTTCGGGTTTGAAGGATCAATGCCCATGCAATAACAATTGCCCGAGTAGCTGTTCAGGTGAACATGGCTCCAGTTAACGCCCGAGTCCGTGCTTTTAAAGAATGTCATCGTGTAATTGACGCCGTCGTAAGCCTCGCCCGCAGCGTACAGGATATTGGGTTGAGTGGGATGCACCATGAGTTCGAAATAATAATCTGCCATGGAATAATAAGTCCAGGACCCGCCGCCGTTGGTCGACCGGTAAAGCACGTTGTAATACCCGGCGTATACGATGTCCGGGTTGACCGGGTCGACCGCCAAGAAATAAATATAGTTATCAATGGAGCTGACCTTAGCCCATGAATCACCGGCGTTGGTTGATTTGCAGATGCTGGATGGATAAGAATACGAAGCAATATAGATGATGTTGTTATTGGACGGCGCCACACCCATTGAGTACAGGCTTCCGCCGTATGGTCCGATCGATTGCCAGGCGGCAAAACCCGCCGACAGGCATAAACCCATGATGCATACGATCAGTTTTCTCATATCAAATCCTCCTTTTTTCTTTTATGTTTTTAACCCATTATTCACGACACTACTTTATACTTAAGTATAATCGCGATTTACAATTTGTCAATACTCTTTTTCTCTTTTTCCCGACAGCGAGTTCAATTTATTATTTTAGGAGCGATATTGAATTTATCAAGTTCAAAACAGCCGTCTTTACGTTTTACGACCGAATAACACCCGCGGCCCATATGCCCATCCTCGATCCTCAAACCATGATTTAAACAAAAAAGCCATATGAAGGCCATGAAATAAGCGCAGTGGCTCACAATGAGGATTGGTTTGCTTGTCTCCTGTAGTCTCTCAATGAAGCTGGTAACTCTGAACTTAACATCGTCAAGTGTTTCGCCCTCAGGAAAACCAACGTCGGATTCGCCATTTTCCCATTTTCCCAGTACCTTCTCCCATATTCCCCAGTTATGCGGATCTTCCATGTTTTTGCCATCGAGCAGCCCCACGTCTACTTCGCTCAGTTCATCGGCGATGACGGATGAAATACCGCAGCTTCTCCCGACAATCTCCGCAGTATGCCTTGCCCGCAACAAAGGGCTTGAGAAAATCTCCACAAAACCGGCATTTTTCAATCTCCTTGCCTGTAATACAGCCTGCTGTATGCCAAGCTGAGTTAAGGGCAGATCGACTTTTTTGGCAGCAAAAATGCTGTTCGAATTGGACTCGCTTTCGCCATGACGCAACAAATATATGATCATATTAACGTCGCCAATGCCGTATTATATGAACCGATCACCCGAAGTCAACCGTATAAAACAAAAAAGTCCCGATTTACGGGACAGCACTGAATATGAATCACCGGCCCCGATGATCAGGACTTTTTTGATAAGTTGTTAAATGCGCGATCCGTTTCCCGTGCGCATCAGATCGCAGAACGCGCCGTTCGTTGCTTCGTATTATTATAATACATTTTATGCGTTTGTCAAGGGGTGAAACGACATTCCCATTCTTACGATCAAACCCCGTACCTGTATTTCTTACCTGATCTTTACTATTCTCACCGCTGCCGCACCATCATCTACCGACCGGATAAAATAAACCCCGGCTGGAACTTGAAGGCCATTCTGGTCATCACCCGACCAGGTAATCTGGTCAAATGGTTGAATGGCTAAATGGTTAAATTGCTTCACCAATCGACCAGTAGCATCAAAGATTTTTAACATCCCATTCTTGCATCGTGCATCATGTATCTTGTATCGGATATCTGTTCGGACTCGGAACGGATTGGGCGTTGCAGACACTTTGCTTTGCATATCCGGTTTGCCCGCTGCGCCTTCTTCCACAACGGTCAGCGCGACCAAGTGGTACCAGTCGATATCAGCGTTCATCGCTGGTGTTTGAGGTGACCCGCCTAAATCCGGGTGGTTGAGCGCCATCAAACCGGCTGTCTGGAGCTGGCTGTAATGAGAATCATAGTAAGACCCGATGTTTATCCAATCGGTATTATTTGAGCTGTATTCCG contains:
- a CDS encoding histidine phosphatase family protein, with protein sequence MIIYLLRHGESESNSNSIFAAKKVDLPLTQLGIQQAVLQARRLKNAGFVEIFSSPLLRARHTAEIVGRSCGISSVIADELSEVDVGLLDGKNMEDPHNWGIWEKVLGKWENGESDVGFPEGETLDDVKFRVTSFIERLQETSKPILIVSHCAYFMAFIWLFCLNHGLRIEDGHMGRGCYSVVKRKDGCFELDKFNIAPKIIN
- a CDS encoding T9SS type A sorting domain-containing protein, whose translation is MFFIILLCAMITGFANADFLDEFDSTALNPGWRIFNEDTAYWSLTERPGFLRLKSQYFSGTPSNFFYHIEVINGNFESTIRLIAHPDSAGQSVLMSADFDSLFSSPRALVGFGNLLGIGSVVFYLFCDTIYGGTFYSDTMVYLRLRTNSDTIFAEYSSNNTDWINIGSYYDSHYSQLQTAGLMALNHPDLGGSPQTPAMNADIDWYHLVALTVVEEGAAGKPDMQSKVSATPNPFRVRTDIRYKIHDARCKNGMLKIFDATGRLVKQFNHLAIQPFDQITWSGDDQNGLQVPAGVYFIRSVDDGAAAVRIVKIR